GGACCTCGTGCACCGGGACGATCCGGCCGAGCTGGGCCTTGATCTGCTCGATCACCGCCGGGGTGCCGGTGGTGACGATGGTGATCCGGCTCGTGTGCCCGGCATGGTCGACCTCGGCGACGGTGAGGCTGTCTATATTGTAGCCGCGGCCCGAGAACAGCCCGATGACGCGGGCAAGAACGCCCGCCTCGTTGTCGACGCTCACCGCCAGGGTGTGACGCTCGCTGACTTCGGCATTGGGGTCGCGCAGCTCATAGGCGGAGTGTTTCGAGGTGCCTTGCTGAATGTTCAGTTGTGCCATGTCCGTACTTCTTGTTCCCAATTCCGCCTTGCATGTCCG
The genomic region above belongs to Rhodovulum sulfidophilum DSM 1374 and contains:
- the ilvN gene encoding acetolactate synthase small subunit — translated: MAQLNIQQGTSKHSAYELRDPNAEVSERHTLAVSVDNEAGVLARVIGLFSGRGYNIDSLTVAEVDHAGHTSRITIVTTGTPAVIEQIKAQLGRIVPVHEVHDLTVEGPSVERELALFKVASTGEKRVEALRLADIFRANVVDSTLESFVFEITGTPQKIDAFGELMRPLGLTEMARTGVAALARGT